From Nocardia sp. NBC_00416:
GGTCGCAGGCCGCGGCGCCGTACCCGACCACCACGACAGCCCGATCGCGCACCGCGTCCACGTCCAGGAACTGGGTGCTGTGGCCCAGTTGGCCACCGGCGCGGCCGAATTCGGTCGCACCGGCGAAATCCGGGATCTCGGGCTCGCTGAAGACGCCGTTGGCGATCACCAGATGATCGCAGGAGGTGCGGTGCACTCCGTCGGCATCGCGGATCTCCAGCAACCAGCCGCCGTCGACCGGATCGGCCGCCACCACCTCGGTGCGCAACCGCAACCGATCGGTGAGGCCGAAGGCGCGCACATAGCTCGCCAGATACTCCTGCATCCGTGCTCCGTCGAGCACCCGTGGGTAGTCGGCGGGCATCGGATGGTCGGAGAAGTGGTAGGTGTTCTTGCTGCTCTGCGCACGTAAGCCCGGGTAACGGCGAGTCTCGCTCCACACGCCGCCGATATCGGGGGCTCGGTCGAAAACCTCGACCGCGAACCCATCCTCACTCAGGACCTTCGCGCAGACCAGACCCGCGATACCCGCACCGACGATTGCGATGCGGTTCCCGCTCCTCATGGGCGAGAGATTACGTCGGATGTGTCCGGCAGCAAAGCTGGAGACTCTTTTACGCCCATCGCCGCAGGTGGGGAGAGGGTCGGCAGATACCGGGAAGCCCTGCCCGGCTGGGCTGCTCGCGCCCGCCGGACCTGCGCACATGCCGGGCCGCCGACGCACTGTGGTCTCATTGAACTATGACCACTGTCACCGTGGACCGGGCCGGACTGTGGGACGCCGAGGCGCTGAGCGATGTCGCCGCCGCGACTTTTCCGCTGGCCTGCCCCCCGGATGCCGATATGGACGATATCGAGGTCTTCCTGGCCGAGGTGCTCTCCGGTGAACGGTTCGGCGAATACCTGTCCGATCCGACGCGCACGGTCCTCAAAGCGGTCGCCGACGACGAGATCGTCGGCTATACCATCCTGCACGGCGGAACCCCCGCCGATCCCGCGATCGCGGCCGCGGTGGCACTGGACCCGGTCCTCGAGGTCAGCAAGATGTACGTGCTGCCGGGCCACCACGGGACAGGTGTGTCGAGCGCGCTCATGCACGCGGCGCTGGAACAGGCCCGCGGCGGAAGCTATGCCGGTATCTGGCTGGGTGTGAACCAGCAGAACCTGCGGGCGCAACGCTTCTACGCCAAGTACGGGTTCGAGCAGGTGGGCACCAAGACCTTCACGGTCGGCCGCCAGGTGCACCACGATTTCGTGCTGCGCCTGGCCCTCTGATCGAGGTGGCGTATCGGCGCCCCGGTATCAGCTCAACATGCGCTGCTTCAGCGCGTCGACCTCGGCGGGGCTCAGCCGCAGTCCCTCGCTCACATAGCGGTCGAAACTACCGTAGGTGGCCGCTACCTGGTCGAACGCGGAGTCCAGCCATTCCTTTTTCACACCGCTCAGGGGATCGCCGGCGGCGGCGGCGCGGTACTGGTTGGACAGCAGGTAATCCTCGGTGACCGTAGCGCGGTCCACACCGAGCACCGTGAGCAGCACCGCCGCCACCCACCCCGTCCGGTCCTTGCCCGCGGTGCAGTGGAACAGCACGGCCCCGCCGTCATGCCCGGATTCGGCGATATCGCGCAGCACACCCGCCACCGCCTGGCTCGCGCCGGGAGCGGTGATGAACGCCCTGTACAGATCGTCGCCCCCGGCGAGGGTGGACATCAGTTCCGGCAGCGGGGCCGCGCCGATCACGTCGTACCAATTGGCGTGCGCGCCGGCGGGAATGCGGTCCGGACCCAGCGCGCGCTCGTAGACCGTGCGCAGATCGTCGACGTCACGGACGCCGAGCCTGGTCAATTCGGCCAGATCCGCCGGGGTGAGATTGTTGAGCTGATCGGTACGGAAGGCGACCCCGGTGCGGACGGTACGGCCGTCCACCGTGCGGTACCCCCCGAGATCACGGGCGTTGGGGGCGCCGGCGAGATGCAGTGACCGATCGGCGAGCACATCCGAGGCGGCGGGAGGTGCGGCGATGCTCACGGCTACCGCCGGGCCGAAGGCGACCAGCGCCCCGGTGAGCACAGCTGCCGGTACGCGCGCCGAACGATGAATCATGGCGGAACTCCCCTCGTGTTCGACGGCACCCCCACGCGGCGTGCCCGACTCAGCAAACCAAGGCCCGAGCCCCTGGTCAACCCGAAAACGGCGCGTCGCCGCGTGCCGCGCACGGCTCGAGGCCGCCGGGACGCGGGCCCGGCTACCACCGAGCGGTCCTCAGGCCGGGACCTCGAAACGCGACAGCGCCAGCAGCCGCGAGATCGCCCGCAGGTACTTCTTGCGGTAGCCGCCGTCGAGCATCTCCTGGGAGAAGATCTCGTCGAGTTTGGCTCCCGAAACCATCACCGGTGTGCCGGCGTCGTAGAGCCGGTCGGCCAGCACCACCAGTCGCAGTGCCACGGCCTGGTCGTTCACCGGGTGCACGCCGGAGACGAACACGGCGGGCACGCCGTCGATCAGCGCGCCGTACTTCGACGGATGCAGGGTGCTCAGGTGGCTCAGCAGGGCGTCGAAATCGTCGAGGGTGGCGCCGGGGGTGGCGGCCGCCCGTTCGTTCAGTTGCGCGAGGCCGCTGGGCTCGGGAGCGGGCGGCAGATCCCGGTGCCGGTAGTCGGGGCCGTCCACCCGCACCGCATCGAAGATCGACCCCAGCTTCTTGA
This genomic window contains:
- a CDS encoding GNAT family N-acetyltransferase, which codes for MTTVTVDRAGLWDAEALSDVAAATFPLACPPDADMDDIEVFLAEVLSGERFGEYLSDPTRTVLKAVADDEIVGYTILHGGTPADPAIAAAVALDPVLEVSKMYVLPGHHGTGVSSALMHAALEQARGGSYAGIWLGVNQQNLRAQRFYAKYGFEQVGTKTFTVGRQVHHDFVLRLAL
- a CDS encoding tyrosine-protein phosphatase, giving the protein MIHRSARVPAAVLTGALVAFGPAVAVSIAAPPAASDVLADRSLHLAGAPNARDLGGYRTVDGRTVRTGVAFRTDQLNNLTPADLAELTRLGVRDVDDLRTVYERALGPDRIPAGAHANWYDVIGAAPLPELMSTLAGGDDLYRAFITAPGASQAVAGVLRDIAESGHDGGAVLFHCTAGKDRTGWVAAVLLTVLGVDRATVTEDYLLSNQYRAAAAGDPLSGVKKEWLDSAFDQVAATYGSFDRYVSEGLRLSPAEVDALKQRMLS